A genomic stretch from Carassius auratus strain Wakin chromosome 37, ASM336829v1, whole genome shotgun sequence includes:
- the LOC113056076 gene encoding nucleoside diphosphate kinase A-like, giving the protein MSGNEERTFIVIKPDGVQRGLIGDIIKRFEQKGFKLVAMKLIQADEDLLRQHYCDLKDQPFFPGLVRFMSSGPVVAMVWEGFNVIKTGRVMLGETNPIDSKPGTIRGDFCIQVVRNIIHGSDSVESANTEINLWFKPEEIWDYTKCQDSWLKG; this is encoded by the exons ATGTCTGGAAATGAAGAGCGCACGTTTATTGTCATCAAGCCTGACGGAGTGCAGAGGGGGCTCATCGGAGACATCATCAAGCGTTTCGAACAGAAGGGCTTCAAGTTAGTAGCTATGAAGTTGATCCAG GCTGATGAGGATCTCCTGAGACAGCACTACTGTGACCTGAAGGATCAGCCTTTCTTCCCTGGGCTTGTTAGGTTTATGTCTTCTGGCCCTGTGGTTGCTATG GTGTGGGAGGGTTTTAATGTTATAAAAACGGGCAGAGTAATGCTCGGCGAGACTAATCCCATCGACTCCAAACCTGGGACTATCAGAGGTGACTTTTGCATTCAGGTTGTCCG GAACATCATTCACGGCAGTGATTCTGTCGAAAGTGCCAACACCGAGATCAACCTGTGGTTCAAACCAGAGGAGATCTGGGACTACACCAAATGTCAGGACAGCTGGCTCAAAGGCTGA